Proteins co-encoded in one bacterium genomic window:
- a CDS encoding NAD-dependent epimerase/dehydratase family protein: MNKKTVFVTGGTGKIGHSLVARLASLGFCVKVLSRRQDYPWDGIDNIQIIKGDILDEETVRKGLEGCDYLFHLAVYQNINDKRKDMFRRINVEGTKTILNSSINSGIERVVYVSTAMAFQATGKLERDEKWIQKISCTCDNYLQTKIEALALVRQMKKVLPVVIVYPTAVIDLKDFSSSAPVQSTGWQNFLWRRVGGGIPGGLISLIGSKDRIFNYVVVDDLVEGIIQAAIVGQAGEEYILGGENITAENYLRAASQRVSKKVFAFRIPIYPFKVISRFRRFVSVTPIINLISQNSQGDMCFSSEKAMKILGYNPKLKL; the protein is encoded by the coding sequence ATGAATAAAAAAACTGTTTTTGTTACTGGTGGAACAGGAAAGATCGGGCACTCTTTAGTTGCTCGCTTAGCATCACTTGGTTTTTGTGTAAAAGTATTATCAAGAAGGCAAGATTATCCTTGGGATGGGATTGATAACATCCAAATTATTAAGGGAGATATTCTTGATGAAGAGACTGTTCGAAAAGGGCTTGAAGGATGTGATTATTTGTTCCATCTGGCTGTTTACCAGAATATTAACGATAAAAGAAAAGACATGTTTCGACGAATTAATGTTGAAGGAACAAAAACAATTTTAAATTCTTCAATAAATTCAGGTATTGAGAGGGTTGTATATGTTTCCACGGCGATGGCCTTTCAGGCAACAGGAAAGCTTGAAAGAGATGAGAAATGGATTCAAAAAATCTCCTGTACATGTGACAATTATCTTCAGACAAAGATAGAAGCATTAGCGCTCGTCCGTCAGATGAAGAAAGTTTTACCCGTTGTTATTGTTTATCCAACGGCAGTTATAGATTTAAAGGATTTTTCTTCCTCAGCGCCGGTTCAATCTACAGGATGGCAAAATTTTTTGTGGAGAAGGGTAGGCGGAGGAATTCCAGGAGGTTTGATTAGTCTCATTGGTTCTAAAGACAGAATTTTTAATTATGTCGTTGTTGATGATTTGGTTGAGGGCATAATTCAGGCGGCGATAGTTGGTCAAGCCGGGGAAGAATATATTTTAGGAGGAGAGAATATCACGGCAGAGAATTATTTGCGCGCTGCTTCTCAACGAGTGAGTAAAAAAGTGTTTGCTTTTCGAATTCCGATTTATCCTTTTAAAGTCATTTCTCGATTTCGGCGATTCGTATCAGTAACGCCGATTATTAACTTAATATCGCAGAATTCCCAAGGCGATATGTGCTTTTCTTCTGAGAAAGCCATGAAAATTTTGGGATATAATCCAAAGCTAAAACTTTAA
- a CDS encoding class I SAM-dependent methyltransferase, which translates to MNTGERPISDSFESLPSLMKETYKLCIEYVKNKDVLDIGCGEGYVDLYLSDVAKHVAGIDVDQGVVDKANKLFSEKNMTFYRMSGDDLKFQSNSFDVIISSQSIEHMKNDEKFLSEVHRLLKNNGIFICTTPNKLAMVPPGEKIYNDPFYPFHVREYMPHQFYGLLSKYFREVKKVCFYNPDRSLKLIKNPRAKFIYRISRFRIVRWLGRNSPLSLKEFILFFRQKELKPKDMGTAVCDYNDKLDLVPEVLCGICIKIAERNKKGKDSE; encoded by the coding sequence ATGAATACAGGAGAAAGACCTATTTCAGATTCATTTGAATCATTACCCTCGCTTATGAAAGAAACGTATAAACTTTGTATAGAATATGTCAAAAATAAAGACGTATTAGATATTGGCTGCGGTGAAGGTTATGTAGATCTGTATCTCAGTGATGTGGCTAAACATGTGGCTGGCATAGATGTTGATCAAGGAGTTGTAGACAAAGCAAATAAACTATTTTCCGAAAAAAATATGACTTTTTATAGAATGTCAGGTGATGATTTAAAATTCCAATCTAATTCATTTGATGTTATTATATCGTCGCAGTCTATTGAGCATATGAAAAATGATGAAAAATTCTTAAGCGAGGTACATAGGCTATTGAAAAACAATGGGATTTTTATTTGTACAACACCTAATAAACTTGCAATGGTTCCTCCGGGTGAAAAGATATATAATGATCCGTTTTATCCATTTCACGTTAGAGAATACATGCCCCATCAATTCTATGGTTTATTGAGCAAGTATTTCAGAGAAGTCAAAAAGGTCTGTTTTTATAATCCTGATCGAAGCCTAAAATTGATTAAAAATCCAAGAGCAAAATTTATTTATCGAATAAGCCGTTTTAGAATCGTTAGGTGGCTTGGCAGAAATTCACCGTTAAGCCTAAAAGAATTTATTTTGTTTTTTAGGCAGAAGGAGTTAAAACCAAAAGATATGGGAACAGCTGTTTGTGATTATAACGATAAGTTAGACCTAGTTCCAGAAGTTTTATGCGGTATATGTATAAAAATAGCCGAGAGGAATAAAAAGGGGAAAGATTCTGAATGA
- a CDS encoding B12-binding domain-containing radical SAM protein — translation MAEVLLFNQYFTSDAKSPDRILATLPINLLCLGSYLKDKDISCKIYELGIFDFDKIIVKNDRIRCGISDEEIISIIKNEAPKIIGLGCVYSRHYIDIISITRLIKKIDPFIKVVLGGNHATAFYDMVLKEPTVDFVVRGEGEITFHELCDEILSNNNGFKNISGLAYNSDGSILKTKDRELIKDLDELPNDYSLLDVEQYANVAYTTPFLMRYPAIGIISSRGCPGNCIYCTVKAVWGRTWRAKSAKKTVDEMELLYKNYGVKEILFLDDSASIDKKRWSSICDEIINRKLNIRWTTPNGIAHWTLDKPILKKMYKSGCYRITFGIESGNPETRKFLGKSFPLSQAKEIIEYANKIGMWTICTNILGFPYETGKAMEDTIKFAQKSGTDFATFYLLAPLVTSDVYNCFKKEGLLNFDHIFKDNVFDEKKYEEMNKIVNDGGTPTKNFSPEELKRIQEKAYRRFLIYRLITYIVKPAHLLRKIRSVESLMYTIRLISSGLKIFIKTFYKKTTKALLYE, via the coding sequence ATGGCGGAAGTATTACTTTTTAATCAGTATTTTACTTCAGATGCAAAATCTCCAGATAGGATATTGGCGACGCTGCCAATAAATCTATTATGTCTTGGCTCATATTTAAAAGACAAAGACATAAGTTGTAAAATATACGAATTAGGAATCTTTGATTTCGATAAAATTATTGTAAAAAATGACAGGATAAGATGCGGAATTAGCGATGAAGAAATAATATCTATAATAAAAAATGAGGCTCCAAAGATAATAGGTCTGGGATGTGTGTATTCAAGGCATTATATTGATATCATATCAATAACCAGATTAATAAAAAAAATAGATCCTTTTATAAAAGTTGTACTGGGCGGTAATCATGCTACTGCTTTTTACGATATGGTGTTAAAAGAACCAACCGTTGATTTTGTAGTAAGGGGCGAGGGAGAAATAACATTCCATGAATTATGCGATGAAATTCTTTCCAATAACAATGGGTTTAAAAATATAAGCGGACTTGCCTATAATTCCGATGGAAGTATTCTAAAGACCAAAGATAGAGAATTAATTAAAGATCTGGATGAGCTGCCTAATGATTATTCGCTTTTAGATGTCGAACAATACGCTAATGTTGCTTATACAACGCCATTTTTGATGAGATATCCTGCTATTGGAATCATCTCCAGCCGTGGATGTCCTGGCAATTGTATATATTGTACAGTTAAAGCAGTTTGGGGGAGAACATGGAGAGCTAAAAGCGCAAAAAAGACAGTTGATGAGATGGAATTACTTTATAAGAATTACGGGGTCAAGGAAATTTTATTTTTAGACGATAGCGCCTCTATTGATAAAAAAAGATGGAGCAGTATATGTGACGAAATTATAAATAGAAAATTGAATATAAGATGGACAACGCCTAACGGGATTGCGCATTGGACACTAGACAAACCAATTTTAAAAAAAATGTATAAATCAGGTTGTTATCGAATTACCTTTGGTATTGAATCAGGTAATCCTGAAACAAGGAAATTTTTAGGTAAATCCTTTCCGCTTTCTCAAGCAAAGGAGATAATTGAGTACGCAAATAAAATAGGTATGTGGACGATCTGTACAAACATATTGGGGTTTCCATATGAAACGGGGAAAGCAATGGAGGATACTATAAAATTTGCGCAAAAGTCAGGAACAGATTTTGCAACATTTTATCTACTTGCTCCTTTAGTTACTTCTGATGTTTACAACTGTTTCAAAAAAGAAGGCTTACTTAATTTCGATCATATCTTTAAGGATAACGTCTTTGATGAAAAAAAATACGAGGAAATGAACAAGATAGTCAACGACGGAGGTACGCCTACGAAGAATTTCAGCCCCGAAGAACTAAAACGGATCCAAGAAAAAGCTTATAGAAGATTTCTTATTTATCGCTTAATAACCTATATCGTTAAACCAGCGCATTTATTGAGAAAAATACGGTCTGTAGAAAGTCTGATGTATACGATAAGACTTATATCATCGGGGTTAAAAATTTTCATAAAGACTTTTTATAAAAAAACAACCAAGGCGTTGTTATATGAATAA